One stretch of Pseudomonas azotoformans DNA includes these proteins:
- the serC gene encoding 3-phosphoserine/phosphohydroxythreonine transaminase: MSKRAYNFCAGPAALPEAVLQRAQGELLDWHGKGLSVMEMSHRSDEFVSIATKAEQDLRDLLDIPSNYKVLFLQGGASQQFAQIPLNLLPEDGTADYIDTGIWGQKAIEEASRYGHVNVAGTAKPYDYFAIPGQNEWKLSKDAAYVHYVANETIGGLEFDWVPEVGDVPLVCDMSSDILSRPIDVSKYGMIYAGAQKNIGPSGILVNIVREDLLGRARSLCPTMLNYKVAADNGSMYNTPPAFAWYLSGLVFEWLKEQGGVAAMGKLNEEKKRVLYDFIDASGLYSNPINLTDRSWMNVPFRLADDRLDKPFLAGADERGLLNLKGHRSVGGMRASIYNAVDIHAINALVAYMAEFEKEHG, translated from the coding sequence GTGAGCAAGAGAGCCTATAACTTCTGTGCCGGTCCCGCGGCGCTTCCTGAAGCAGTCCTGCAGCGCGCGCAGGGTGAACTCCTCGACTGGCATGGAAAAGGCCTCTCCGTGATGGAAATGAGCCATCGCAGCGATGAGTTCGTGTCCATCGCCACCAAGGCCGAGCAGGACCTGCGCGACTTGCTGGACATCCCCTCCAACTACAAAGTGCTGTTCCTGCAGGGCGGCGCCAGTCAGCAGTTCGCCCAGATCCCGCTGAACCTGTTGCCCGAAGACGGCACTGCCGACTATATCGACACCGGTATCTGGGGCCAGAAGGCCATTGAAGAGGCCTCGCGTTACGGTCACGTCAATGTGGCAGGCACTGCCAAGCCTTACGATTACTTCGCCATTCCGGGTCAGAACGAGTGGAAGCTGTCGAAGGACGCTGCCTACGTGCACTACGTGGCCAACGAAACCATTGGCGGCCTGGAATTCGACTGGGTACCGGAAGTGGGCGACGTGCCGCTGGTGTGCGACATGTCCTCGGACATCCTGTCGCGCCCGATCGACGTGTCCAAGTACGGCATGATCTACGCCGGAGCTCAGAAGAACATCGGCCCGAGCGGCATCCTGGTCAACATCGTCCGCGAAGACCTGCTGGGTCGCGCCCGTTCGCTGTGCCCGACCATGCTCAACTACAAGGTCGCAGCCGATAACGGTTCGATGTACAACACCCCGCCGGCGTTTGCCTGGTACCTGTCCGGCCTGGTGTTCGAGTGGCTGAAAGAGCAGGGCGGTGTCGCTGCGATGGGCAAGCTGAACGAAGAGAAGAAGCGCGTCTTGTACGACTTCATCGACGCCAGCGGCCTGTACAGCAACCCGATCAACCTGACCGACCGCTCGTGGATGAACGTGCCGTTCCGCCTGGCTGACGATCGTCTGGACAAGCCATTCCTGGCCGGTGCCGACGAGCGCGGCCTGCTGAACCTCAAGGGTCACCGCTCGGTGGGTGGCATGCGCGCTTCCATCTACAACGCCGTCGACATCCACGCGATCAACGCGCTGGTTGCCTACATGGCAGAGTTCGAAAAGGAACACGGCTAA
- the pheA gene encoding prephenate dehydratase: protein MSEQELKALRVRIDSLDEKVLELISERARCAQEVARVKMASLAEGEVPVFYRPEREAQVLKRVMERNKGPLGNEEMARLFREIMSSCLALEQPLKVAYLGPEGTFTQAAAMKHFGHAVISKPMAAIDEVFREVAAGAVNFGVVPVENSTEGAVNHTLDSFLEHDMVICGEVELRIHHHLLVGENTKTDSISRIYSHAQSLAQCRKWLDAHYPNVERVAVSSNAEAAKRVKGEWNSAAIAGDMAAGLYGLTRLAEKIEDRPDNSTRFLMIGSQEVPPTGDDKTSIIVSMSNKPGALHELLVPFHDNGIDLTRIETRPSRSGKWTYVFFIDFIGHHRDPLVKGVLEKISQEAVALKVLGSYPKAVL, encoded by the coding sequence ATGTCTGAGCAAGAACTCAAGGCCCTGCGCGTACGCATCGACAGCCTGGACGAGAAAGTCCTGGAGCTGATCAGTGAGCGTGCGCGGTGCGCCCAGGAAGTGGCACGGGTGAAGATGGCGTCCCTGGCTGAAGGCGAAGTGCCGGTGTTCTACCGTCCCGAGCGTGAAGCCCAGGTACTCAAGCGCGTGATGGAGCGCAACAAGGGCCCGTTGGGCAACGAGGAGATGGCGCGGTTGTTCCGTGAAATCATGTCCTCCTGCCTGGCGCTGGAGCAGCCGCTGAAAGTGGCTTACCTCGGCCCGGAAGGCACCTTCACCCAGGCGGCGGCCATGAAGCACTTCGGTCACGCGGTGATCAGCAAGCCAATGGCGGCGATCGACGAAGTGTTCCGTGAAGTGGCGGCCGGCGCGGTGAACTTTGGCGTGGTGCCGGTGGAAAACTCCACCGAAGGCGCGGTCAACCACACGCTGGACAGCTTCCTCGAGCACGACATGGTGATCTGTGGCGAAGTCGAGTTGCGCATCCACCACCACCTGCTGGTGGGTGAGAACACCAAGACCGACAGCATCAGCCGCATCTACTCCCACGCCCAGTCGCTGGCCCAGTGCCGCAAATGGCTGGATGCGCATTACCCGAATGTCGAGCGCGTGGCGGTCTCCAGCAACGCCGAAGCCGCCAAGCGGGTCAAGGGTGAGTGGAACTCGGCGGCCATCGCCGGCGATATGGCGGCGGGCCTGTACGGCCTGACGCGCCTGGCCGAGAAAATCGAGGATCGCCCGGACAACTCCACGCGCTTCCTGATGATCGGCAGCCAGGAAGTACCGCCGACCGGTGACGACAAGACCTCCATCATCGTGTCCATGAGCAACAAGCCCGGCGCGCTGCATGAGCTGCTGGTGCCGTTCCACGATAACGGGATTGACCTGACGCGCATCGAGACTCGTCCTTCGCGCAGCGGTAAATGGACTTACGTGTTCTTTATCGACTTCATCGGCCATCACCGCGACCCACTGGTCAAGGGCGTGCTCGAGAAAATCAGTCAGGAAGCCGTGGCACTCAAGGTGCTGGGCTCTTACCCGAAAGCGGTTTTGTGA
- the hisC gene encoding histidinol-phosphate transaminase, whose product MSGNFLALAQPGVQQLSPYVPGKPVDELARELNLDPANIVKLASNENPLGPSPKVLAAIREELSELTRYPDGNGFALKSLLAEKCRVELSQVTLGNGSNDILELVGRAYLAPGLNAVFSEHAFAVYPIVTQAVGADARVVPAKEWGHDLPAMLAAIDAKTRVVFIANPNNPTGTWFDAQALNDFLQDVPEHVLVVLDEAYIEYAEGSDLPNGLDFLAAYPNLLVSRTFSKAYGLASLRVGYGLSTAVVADVLNRVRQPFNVNSLALAAACAAVKDAEYLEEGRRINESGMLQLQEGFRELGLGWIPSKGNFICVDLGQVAAPVFQGLLREGVIVRPTANYGMPNHLRITIGLPAENSRFLEALAKVLARG is encoded by the coding sequence ATGAGTGGCAACTTCCTCGCCCTGGCGCAGCCGGGCGTGCAACAACTGTCGCCTTACGTTCCGGGCAAGCCTGTGGACGAGCTGGCGCGTGAGTTGAACCTGGATCCGGCGAACATCGTCAAGCTGGCGAGTAACGAAAACCCGCTGGGACCGAGCCCTAAAGTGCTGGCGGCGATCCGTGAAGAACTGTCTGAGCTGACTCGTTATCCCGATGGCAACGGCTTCGCTCTCAAGTCCTTGTTGGCCGAGAAGTGCCGGGTTGAGCTGAGCCAGGTCACCCTGGGCAACGGCTCCAATGACATTCTTGAGCTGGTTGGCCGTGCCTACCTGGCGCCGGGCTTGAACGCGGTGTTCAGCGAGCATGCGTTTGCGGTCTACCCGATCGTGACCCAGGCGGTCGGCGCTGATGCGCGTGTGGTTCCTGCGAAGGAGTGGGGTCACGATCTGCCGGCCATGCTGGCGGCCATCGACGCCAAGACCCGCGTGGTGTTTATCGCCAACCCGAACAACCCGACCGGCACCTGGTTCGACGCCCAGGCGCTGAACGACTTCCTGCAAGACGTGCCTGAGCACGTGCTGGTGGTGCTGGACGAGGCCTATATCGAGTACGCCGAAGGCAGCGACCTGCCGAACGGCCTGGATTTCCTGGCGGCCTACCCGAACCTGCTGGTGTCGCGCACCTTCTCCAAGGCCTACGGCCTGGCATCGCTGCGCGTGGGCTACGGCTTGTCCACTGCGGTGGTCGCCGATGTGCTGAACCGCGTGCGCCAGCCGTTCAACGTCAACAGCCTGGCCCTGGCGGCGGCCTGTGCGGCGGTGAAGGATGCCGAGTATCTGGAAGAGGGTCGCCGCATCAACGAAAGCGGCATGCTGCAGTTGCAGGAAGGCTTCCGCGAACTGGGCCTGGGCTGGATTCCGTCCAAGGGCAACTTCATTTGTGTCGACCTCGGTCAAGTGGCTGCACCGGTGTTCCAGGGCCTGTTGCGCGAAGGCGTGATCGTGCGTCCGACCGCCAACTACGGCATGCCGAACCACCTGCGCATCACTATCGGTCTGCCGGCTGAAAACAGCCGCTTCCTGGAGGCGCTGGCCAAGGTTCTGGCTCGTGGTTGA
- a CDS encoding bifunctional prephenate dehydrogenase/3-phosphoshikimate 1-carboxyvinyltransferase, giving the protein MIGRLVVVGLGLIGGSFAKGLRESGLCGEVVGVDLDPQSRQLAVELGVVDRCEADLALACQGADVIQLAVPILAMEKLLAVLAGMDLGQAILTDVGSAKGNVVRAAQQAFGGMPTRFVPGHPIAGSEQSGVEASNAQLFRRHKVILTPLAQTDPAALAVVDRLWRELGADVEHMQVERHDEVLAATSHLPHLLAFGLVDSLAKRNENLEIFRYAAGGFRDFTRIAGSDPVMWHDIFLANREAVLRTLDTFRSDLDALRDAVDAGDGHQLLGVFTRARVAREHFSKILARRAYMETAVNADDLTFLANPGGCLRGSIRVPGDKSISHRSIMLGSLAEGVTEVEGFLEGEDALATLQAFRDMGVVIEGPHHGRVTIHGVGLHGLKPAPGPIYLGNSGTSMRLLSGLLAAQSFDSVLTGDASLSKRPMSRVAKPLREMGAVIETGPEGRPPLTIRGGQVLKGFDYSMPMASAQVKSCLLLAGLYAEGKTSVTEPAPTRDHTERMLRGFGYPVDVVGAKASVESGHALVATHIEVPGDISSSAFFLVAASIAEGSELLLEHVGVNPTRTGIIDILRLMGADITLENPREVGGEPVADLRVRAATLKGIEIPEALVPLAIDEFPVLFVAAACAEGRTVLRGAEELRVKESDRIQVMADGLLALGVKCEPTPDGIIIDGGLMGGGEVHAHGDHRIAMAFSVASVRAAAPIRIRDCANVATSFPNFLTLCAQVGIRVAQEAQL; this is encoded by the coding sequence ATGATCGGTCGCCTGGTGGTGGTCGGCCTGGGGTTGATCGGTGGTTCCTTCGCCAAAGGCCTGCGTGAAAGCGGGCTGTGTGGCGAAGTGGTCGGTGTGGACCTGGACCCGCAATCGCGTCAGTTGGCGGTCGAGTTGGGCGTGGTGGATCGCTGTGAAGCAGACCTGGCGCTCGCCTGCCAGGGCGCTGACGTGATCCAGTTGGCCGTGCCGATCCTGGCCATGGAGAAATTGCTCGCCGTGTTGGCGGGCATGGATCTGGGCCAGGCGATCCTGACGGATGTCGGCAGTGCCAAAGGCAATGTGGTGCGCGCGGCGCAGCAGGCGTTTGGTGGCATGCCGACGCGCTTCGTGCCGGGCCATCCGATTGCCGGTTCCGAGCAAAGCGGGGTGGAAGCGTCGAATGCGCAGCTGTTCCGTCGTCACAAAGTGATCCTGACACCCCTTGCGCAAACCGATCCGGCGGCGCTGGCGGTGGTGGATCGCCTGTGGCGCGAGTTGGGTGCGGACGTCGAGCACATGCAGGTCGAGCGCCATGACGAAGTACTGGCCGCGACCAGCCATTTGCCACATTTGCTGGCGTTTGGCCTGGTGGACTCCCTGGCCAAGCGCAACGAGAACCTCGAGATTTTCCGTTACGCCGCCGGTGGCTTCCGCGACTTCACGCGGATTGCCGGCAGCGACCCGGTGATGTGGCACGACATCTTCCTCGCCAATCGCGAAGCGGTGTTGCGCACCCTGGACACCTTCCGCAGCGACCTCGACGCCTTGCGCGATGCGGTCGACGCCGGGGATGGCCATCAATTATTGGGCGTGTTCACCCGTGCGCGGGTGGCGCGTGAGCATTTCAGCAAGATCCTGGCGCGCCGGGCCTACATGGAAACCGCTGTGAACGCCGATGACTTGACCTTCCTCGCCAATCCGGGTGGCTGCTTGCGCGGCAGCATTCGGGTGCCGGGTGATAAGTCGATCTCCCATCGGTCGATCATGCTCGGTTCGTTGGCTGAGGGTGTGACGGAAGTCGAAGGTTTCCTCGAAGGCGAGGACGCGCTGGCGACTTTGCAGGCGTTTCGCGACATGGGCGTGGTGATTGAAGGGCCGCACCATGGGCGCGTGACCATCCACGGCGTGGGTTTGCATGGCTTGAAGCCGGCGCCGGGGCCGATCTATCTCGGTAACTCGGGCACCTCCATGCGCCTGCTGTCCGGGTTGCTGGCTGCGCAGAGCTTCGACAGCGTGCTGACGGGCGATGCTTCCCTGTCCAAGCGCCCGATGAGTCGCGTGGCCAAGCCGCTGCGGGAAATGGGCGCGGTGATCGAGACCGGCCCGGAAGGGCGTCCGCCGCTGACTATCCGGGGTGGTCAGGTGCTCAAAGGTTTCGATTATTCGATGCCGATGGCCAGTGCGCAGGTTAAATCCTGCCTGTTGCTGGCCGGGCTTTACGCCGAGGGCAAGACCTCGGTGACCGAGCCTGCGCCGACCCGTGATCATACCGAGCGCATGTTGCGCGGTTTTGGTTATCCGGTTGATGTGGTGGGGGCCAAGGCGTCGGTTGAGTCGGGCCATGCGCTGGTTGCGACGCATATTGAAGTGCCGGGGGATATTTCCTCGTCGGCGTTTTTCCTGGTAGCGGCTTCGATTGCCGAAGGCTCCGAGTTGTTGCTGGAGCATGTGGGCGTCAACCCGACCCGCACCGGCATAATCGACATTCTGCGGCTGATGGGGGCGGACATTACCCTGGAAAATCCGCGTGAAGTGGGTGGCGAACCGGTTGCTGATCTGCGCGTACGTGCCGCGACGTTGAAAGGTATTGAAATCCCCGAGGCGTTGGTGCCTTTGGCGATCGACGAGTTCCCGGTGCTGTTCGTCGCGGCGGCCTGTGCCGAAGGGCGGACCGTGTTGCGCGGCGCCGAAGAGCTGCGCGTGAAGGAGTCCGACCGTATCCAGGTCATGGCCGATGGTCTGCTGGCACTGGGTGTGAAGTGTGAACCGACGCCTGATGGGATTATCATTGACGGTGGCCTGATGGGTGGCGGTGAAGTGCATGCCCATGGCGATCACCGGATTGCCATGGCATTCAGCGTGGCTTCCGTGCGGGCGGCGGCGCCGATTCGTATCCGTGACTGCGCCAATGTTGCTACGTCTTTTCCGAACTTTCTTACACTGTGTGCCCAAGTCGGCATCCGTGTTGCCCAAGAGGCTCAATTGTGA
- the cmk gene encoding (d)CMP kinase, with the protein MNIKAPVITIDGPSGSGKGTIAGILAKRLGWCLLDSGALYRLLAFAARNHGVDLTNEESLKLLAAHLDVQFVGATEGHPQRIILEGDDVTDDLRNEQVGSWASQVAALPAVRDALLQRQRAFQEPPGLVADGRDMGTVVFPDAPLKIFLTASAEERARRRYLQLKGKVDGVSLSSLLDEIRARDERDTQRAVAPLKPAADAIQLDSTELSIEQVLERILSEIAIRDIAG; encoded by the coding sequence GTGAATATCAAAGCACCGGTGATTACCATCGACGGGCCAAGTGGCTCGGGCAAAGGCACGATCGCCGGCATCCTGGCCAAGCGCCTGGGCTGGTGCCTGCTGGACTCCGGCGCGCTGTACCGCCTGCTGGCATTTGCCGCACGCAACCATGGCGTCGACCTGACCAACGAAGAATCACTGAAGCTGCTGGCGGCGCACCTTGATGTGCAGTTCGTCGGCGCGACGGAAGGGCATCCGCAGCGCATCATCCTCGAAGGGGATGATGTGACTGATGACCTGCGCAATGAGCAAGTCGGTTCCTGGGCCTCCCAGGTTGCCGCGCTGCCGGCCGTGCGGGATGCTTTGCTGCAGCGCCAGCGGGCTTTCCAGGAGCCGCCGGGCCTGGTGGCCGATGGCCGTGACATGGGAACCGTGGTGTTTCCCGACGCGCCATTGAAGATTTTCCTGACCGCCAGCGCCGAGGAGCGGGCTCGCCGCCGCTACTTGCAGTTGAAGGGCAAAGTCGATGGTGTTAGTCTGTCGAGTCTGCTAGATGAGATCCGTGCACGCGATGAGCGTGATACCCAGCGCGCAGTAGCCCCGCTCAAGCCGGCGGCTGATGCCATACAGCTGGATTCCACGGAGTTGTCCATCGAGCAGGTGTTGGAACGCATCTTGAGCGAGATCGCCATTCGCGATATCGCCGGGTGA
- the rpsA gene encoding 30S ribosomal protein S1, with protein MSESFAELFEESLKTLNLQAGSIITGVIVDIDYQARWVTVHAGLKSEALIPLEQFYNDAGDLTINVGDEVHVALDSVEDGFGETKLSREKAKRAECWIVLEAAFAAEEVVKGVINGKVKGGFTVDVNGIRAFLPGSLVDVRPVRDTTHLEGKELEFKVIKLDQKRNNVVVSRRSVLEAENSAEREALLESLQEGQQVKGIVKNLTDYGAFVDLGGVDGLLHITDMAWKRIKHPSEIVNVGDEIDVKVLKYDRERNRVSLGLKQLGEDPWVAIKARYPESTRVTARVTNLTDYGCFAELEEGVEGLVHVSEMDWTNKNIHPSKVVQVGDEVEVMVLDIDEERRRISLGIKQCKSNPWEDFSGQFNKGDKISGTIKSITDFGIFIGLDGGIDGLVHLSDISWNEVGEEAVRRFKKGDELDTVILSVDPERERISLGIKQLESDPFSEYVQDNDKGAIVKGIVKEVDAKGAIITLADDIEATLKASEISRDRVEDARNVLKEGQEVEAKIISVDRKSRVIQLSIKSKDDAEEKEAIQSLKDKPSDSIAAGPTTLGDLLRAQMEKQN; from the coding sequence ATGAGCGAAAGCTTTGCGGAACTCTTTGAAGAAAGCCTAAAAACCCTGAACCTTCAGGCAGGCTCCATCATCACCGGTGTTATCGTTGATATCGATTACCAAGCTCGCTGGGTAACCGTTCACGCTGGTCTGAAGTCTGAAGCTCTGATCCCGCTGGAACAGTTCTACAACGATGCTGGTGATCTGACAATCAATGTCGGTGACGAAGTTCACGTTGCTCTGGACTCGGTTGAAGACGGTTTCGGTGAAACCAAGCTGTCCCGTGAAAAAGCCAAGCGCGCTGAATGCTGGATTGTTCTCGAAGCAGCCTTCGCAGCTGAAGAAGTGGTCAAGGGCGTTATCAACGGTAAGGTTAAAGGCGGCTTCACTGTCGACGTTAACGGCATCCGTGCGTTCCTGCCAGGTTCTTTGGTCGACGTTCGTCCAGTGCGCGACACCACGCACCTGGAAGGCAAAGAACTCGAATTCAAGGTCATCAAGCTCGACCAGAAGCGCAACAACGTTGTCGTTTCCCGTCGCAGCGTCCTGGAAGCAGAGAACTCCGCCGAGCGTGAAGCTCTGCTGGAATCCCTGCAGGAAGGCCAACAAGTCAAAGGTATCGTCAAAAACCTCACCGACTACGGCGCATTCGTCGATCTGGGTGGCGTGGATGGCCTGCTGCACATTACCGACATGGCTTGGAAGCGTATCAAGCATCCTTCCGAAATCGTCAACGTTGGCGACGAGATCGATGTCAAGGTTCTGAAATACGATCGCGAGCGCAACCGTGTTTCCCTGGGCCTGAAGCAACTGGGTGAAGATCCATGGGTTGCTATCAAAGCCCGTTACCCAGAAAGCACTCGCGTAACCGCGCGTGTTACCAACCTGACCGACTACGGCTGCTTCGCTGAGCTGGAAGAAGGCGTGGAAGGCCTGGTACACGTTTCCGAAATGGACTGGACCAACAAGAACATCCACCCTTCGAAAGTCGTACAAGTCGGCGACGAAGTGGAAGTTATGGTTCTGGACATCGACGAAGAGCGTCGTCGTATCTCCCTGGGCATCAAGCAGTGCAAATCTAACCCATGGGAAGATTTCTCTGGCCAGTTCAACAAGGGCGATAAAATCTCCGGCACCATCAAGTCGATCACCGATTTCGGTATCTTCATTGGTCTGGACGGCGGCATCGACGGCCTGGTTCACCTGTCCGACATCTCCTGGAACGAAGTGGGCGAAGAAGCTGTTCGTCGTTTCAAGAAGGGCGACGAGCTGGACACCGTTATCCTGTCGGTTGACCCAGAGCGCGAGCGTATCTCCCTGGGTATCAAGCAACTGGAAAGCGACCCGTTCTCTGAATACGTTCAGGACAACGACAAAGGCGCAATCGTTAAAGGCATCGTGAAGGAAGTTGACGCTAAAGGCGCCATCATCACTCTGGCCGACGATATCGAAGCGACTCTGAAAGCCTCCGAAATCAGCCGTGACCGCGTTGAAGACGCGCGTAACGTTCTGAAAGAAGGCCAGGAAGTAGAAGCCAAGATCATCAGCGTTGACCGCAAGAGCCGTGTAATCCAGCTCTCCATCAAGTCGAAAGACGATGCTGAAGAGAAAGAAGCCATCCAGAGCTTGAAAGACAAGCCTTCGGATAGCATCGCTGCTGGTCCTACCACTCTGGGCGACCTGTTGCGTGCACAAATGGAAAAACAGAACTAA
- the ihfB gene encoding integration host factor subunit beta encodes MTKSELIERIVTHQGLLSSKDVELAIKTMLEQMSQCLATGDRIEIRGFGSFSLHYRAPRVGRNPKTGQSVSLDGKFVPHFKPGKELRDRVNEDEEEGV; translated from the coding sequence ATGACGAAGTCGGAGTTGATCGAACGAATTGTCACCCATCAAGGGCTGCTCTCGTCCAAGGATGTGGAGCTGGCTATCAAGACCATGCTTGAGCAAATGTCCCAATGCCTGGCCACCGGGGATCGGATCGAGATTCGTGGGTTTGGCAGTTTCTCGCTGCACTATCGCGCGCCACGGGTTGGCCGGAATCCCAAGACAGGGCAGTCGGTTAGCCTGGATGGGAAATTCGTACCTCACTTCAAACCTGGCAAGGAGCTGCGTGATCGAGTGAATGAAGACGAAGAAGAGGGTGTCTGA
- a CDS encoding lipopolysaccharide assembly protein LapA domain-containing protein: MLKVKRVLLLLMVIVIVLAVLAFVLENQHAITLSFLGLSTAQLPVSIFVVLALITGMLIGPVFTLLTRRHDRRKQAAAGP, translated from the coding sequence ATGTTGAAGGTTAAGCGTGTTTTACTACTATTGATGGTTATTGTCATCGTTCTGGCTGTTTTGGCCTTTGTGCTGGAAAATCAGCACGCTATTACTCTTTCGTTTTTGGGGCTGAGCACGGCTCAGTTACCTGTGTCGATATTTGTGGTGCTGGCTCTGATCACAGGCATGCTGATAGGCCCAGTATTTACACTGCTGACCCGACGCCATGACCGTCGTAAGCAGGCGGCTGCTGGTCCATGA
- a CDS encoding NAD-dependent epimerase/dehydratase family protein: MTAVGKILLTGATGFVGAALLTQLLKRTESSVVVACRTDIPALDVQCRVHNLGSFDAETSWDDALVDIDCVVHVAGRAHVFEKEANALELFRQANTHATLNLARQSAASGVKRFVFISSIGVNGAFTTDTPFSENSVPSPCTDYAISKFEAEIGLMEIARTTQMEVVIIRPPLVYAAHAPGNFWRLLKLVATGVPLPFGLVRNSRSLIALENLVDLIMVCTYHPAAANQVFLASDGEDLSTGQLITCLAQGMGRGGMLLPVPVTLLRVLATLVRKQGIFTQLCGSLQIDSSKAVKVLGWTRPLSARAALASAGKEFIGRTVV, from the coding sequence ATGACTGCTGTAGGAAAAATTTTGCTTACGGGCGCAACGGGGTTCGTCGGGGCTGCCCTATTGACGCAGTTATTGAAGCGTACAGAGAGTTCGGTCGTTGTTGCATGCCGAACTGATATTCCTGCACTTGATGTTCAATGCCGAGTACACAACCTCGGTAGTTTTGATGCTGAAACCTCGTGGGATGATGCGCTGGTCGATATCGACTGTGTCGTTCATGTGGCGGGGCGTGCCCATGTATTTGAAAAGGAAGCCAACGCGCTCGAGCTTTTCAGACAGGCGAACACTCATGCCACTCTCAATCTCGCTAGGCAGTCGGCTGCATCAGGTGTAAAGCGCTTTGTTTTCATCAGTTCGATTGGTGTGAATGGTGCGTTTACAACGGACACGCCTTTCTCCGAAAACTCAGTGCCTTCCCCCTGCACGGATTACGCCATTTCAAAGTTCGAGGCCGAAATCGGGCTGATGGAAATTGCGCGCACCACGCAAATGGAGGTTGTAATTATTCGGCCGCCTCTGGTCTACGCAGCCCATGCGCCTGGAAACTTCTGGCGCTTATTGAAACTCGTCGCAACGGGGGTTCCCCTGCCATTTGGTCTCGTTAGAAACAGTCGCAGCCTGATAGCGTTGGAAAACCTGGTTGATCTGATCATGGTCTGCACATACCACCCCGCAGCTGCCAATCAGGTTTTCCTGGCATCGGATGGTGAGGATCTTTCCACGGGGCAGTTGATAACCTGTTTAGCGCAAGGCATGGGCCGAGGCGGGATGCTGCTCCCTGTCCCTGTGACGTTGTTACGAGTCCTTGCGACGCTCGTCCGCAAGCAAGGTATTTTTACCCAGCTATGTGGTTCTTTGCAGATTGATTCTTCCAAGGCTGTCAAGGTACTGGGGTGGACGCGGCCGCTTTCGGCGAGAGCTGCATTGGCATCCGCGGGGAAAGAATTCATTGGGCGTACGGTTGTTTAG
- a CDS encoding MraY family glycosyltransferase has translation MVWMFLILGGGISLLLTAALRRYALASSLIDVPNARSSHTVPTPRGGGVAIVLSFLLLLPVLPALSLLSWTFTWALIGAGAGIAVLGFLDDHGHVPARWRLLGHFGASVWALLWLGGLPPITVLGKTFDLGYLGYFLAAVYLVWLLNLYNFMDGIDGLASLEAISVCLGASLIYVLAGYSSLAWAPLLLACAVAGFLYWNFPPAKIFMGDAGSGFLGISLGVLSLQAGWLAPSLLWVWIILLGVFVVDATFTLIRRLIRGEKVYEAHRSHAYQYASRKAGRHLPVTLTVGVLNVCWLLPVALCVVILGVDGFWGVLIAYTPLVVLAWKFHAGAVEEPLSRQ, from the coding sequence ATGGTTTGGATGTTTTTGATTTTAGGGGGTGGCATTTCCTTGCTGCTGACAGCTGCATTACGACGTTACGCGCTAGCCAGCAGCTTGATAGATGTCCCCAACGCCCGGAGTTCGCATACTGTCCCAACTCCCCGAGGGGGGGGCGTGGCCATTGTGTTGAGTTTTTTGCTTTTGTTGCCCGTATTGCCTGCTTTATCGCTTCTGTCCTGGACATTCACGTGGGCGCTGATCGGTGCCGGGGCTGGTATTGCTGTATTGGGGTTCCTTGATGATCATGGTCACGTCCCTGCGCGATGGAGACTATTGGGGCATTTTGGTGCGTCGGTGTGGGCACTCTTGTGGTTGGGGGGCTTGCCACCTATTACCGTGTTGGGCAAGACCTTCGACTTGGGCTATCTGGGGTATTTTCTTGCCGCCGTTTATTTGGTCTGGCTGCTCAACCTCTACAATTTTATGGATGGCATCGACGGTTTGGCTAGCCTTGAGGCAATCAGTGTGTGTCTGGGTGCATCGTTGATTTATGTATTGGCAGGCTACAGTTCACTTGCCTGGGCCCCGTTGTTACTTGCATGTGCAGTTGCAGGTTTCTTGTATTGGAACTTTCCCCCTGCGAAGATTTTCATGGGCGATGCCGGCAGTGGCTTTTTAGGTATTTCTCTTGGGGTACTTTCACTGCAGGCAGGCTGGTTGGCGCCCTCACTACTGTGGGTATGGATCATTTTGCTGGGCGTTTTCGTGGTCGATGCAACCTTCACTTTGATTCGACGATTGATTCGAGGCGAAAAAGTGTATGAAGCTCATCGGAGTCACGCCTATCAATACGCATCAAGAAAAGCAGGACGGCATCTGCCGGTGACATTGACCGTAGGCGTTCTGAATGTTTGCTGGCTGCTCCCTGTTGCCCTGTGTGTTGTCATTCTAGGGGTGGATGGTTTTTGGGGGGTATTAATTGCCTACACTCCGCTGGTCGTATTAGCTTGGAAGTTTCATGCAGGGGCGGTTGAAGAGCCTCTCAGTCGACAGTGA